A region of Leclercia adecarboxylata DNA encodes the following proteins:
- the mutS gene encoding DNA mismatch repair protein MutS — MTTTDNFDAHTPMMQQYLKLKAQHPEILLFYRMGDFYELFYDDAKRASQLLDISLTKRGASAGEPIPMAGIPHHAVENYLAKLVNQGESVAICEQIGDPATSKGPVERKVVRIVTPGTISDEALLQERQDNLLAAIWQDSKGFGYATLDISSGRFRLSEPADRETMAAELQRTNPAELLYAEDFAEMALLEGRRGLRRRPLWEFEIDTARQQLNLQFGTRDLTGFGVENAPRGLCAAGCLLQYVKDTQRTALPHIRSITIERQQDSIIMDAATRRNLEITQNLSGGVENTLASVLDSTVTPMGSRMLKRWLHMPVRDTATLTGRQQTIGALQDRYSELQPVLRQVGDLERILARLALRTARPRDLARMRHAFQQLPELRSQLAEIDCAPVQKLRDTMGEFSELRELLEKAIIDAPPVLVRDGGVIAPGYNEELDEWRALADGATDYLDKLEIRERERLGLDTLKVGYNAVHGYFIQISRGQSHLAPIHYVRRQTLKNAERYIIPELKEYEDKVLTSKGKALALEKQLYDALFDMLMPHLADLQQSAAALAELDVLVNLAERAETLNYCCPTFTDKPGVRITEGRHPVVEQVLNEPFIANPLNLSPQRRMLIITGPNMGGKSTYMRQTALIALLAYIGSYVPAQKVEIGPVDRIFTRVGAADDLASGRSTFMVEMTETANILHNATEYSLVLMDEIGRGTSTYDGLSLAWACAESLANKIKALTLFATHYFELTQLPEKMEGVANVHLDALEHGDTIAFMHTVQDGAASKSYGLAVAALAGVPKEVIKRARQKLRELESLAPNAAATQVDGTQMSLLVPAEETSPALEALENLDPDSLSPRQALEWIYRLKNLV, encoded by the coding sequence ATGACCACTACTGATAATTTTGACGCCCATACCCCGATGATGCAGCAATACCTGAAGCTGAAAGCTCAGCATCCGGAGATCCTGCTTTTTTACCGGATGGGCGACTTTTACGAACTGTTTTATGACGATGCGAAACGCGCCTCGCAGCTGCTCGACATCTCCCTGACCAAACGCGGAGCCTCGGCAGGTGAACCTATCCCGATGGCCGGTATTCCGCACCATGCGGTAGAGAACTACCTGGCGAAGCTGGTGAATCAGGGGGAGTCGGTCGCCATCTGTGAACAGATTGGCGATCCGGCCACCTCGAAAGGCCCGGTCGAGCGCAAGGTGGTGCGCATCGTCACCCCTGGCACCATCAGCGATGAAGCGCTGTTGCAGGAGCGCCAGGATAATCTGCTCGCCGCCATCTGGCAGGACAGCAAAGGCTTCGGCTATGCCACGCTGGATATCAGCTCCGGGCGCTTTCGCCTGAGTGAACCGGCCGACCGCGAAACCATGGCCGCCGAGCTGCAGCGCACCAATCCTGCGGAACTGCTGTATGCCGAAGATTTCGCCGAGATGGCGCTGCTGGAAGGCCGTCGCGGCCTGCGCCGCCGTCCGCTGTGGGAGTTCGAAATCGATACCGCGCGCCAGCAGCTCAACCTGCAGTTTGGCACTCGCGATCTGACCGGCTTTGGCGTTGAAAACGCGCCGCGCGGCCTATGCGCCGCGGGCTGTCTGCTGCAGTACGTCAAAGATACCCAGCGCACCGCCCTGCCGCATATCCGCTCCATTACCATCGAGCGCCAGCAGGACAGCATCATTATGGATGCCGCCACCCGCCGCAATCTGGAGATCACCCAGAACCTCTCCGGCGGCGTGGAAAACACGCTGGCCTCGGTGCTCGACAGCACCGTCACCCCGATGGGCAGCCGCATGCTCAAACGCTGGCTGCATATGCCGGTGCGCGATACCGCCACGCTGACCGGACGCCAGCAGACCATTGGCGCACTGCAGGATCGCTACAGCGAGCTGCAGCCGGTGCTGCGTCAGGTCGGCGATCTGGAGCGTATTCTGGCGCGACTGGCGCTGCGTACCGCTCGCCCACGCGATTTAGCCCGCATGCGTCATGCCTTCCAGCAGTTGCCTGAACTGCGCAGCCAGCTGGCGGAGATCGACTGCGCCCCGGTGCAGAAACTGCGCGACACCATGGGTGAATTTAGCGAACTGCGCGAGCTGCTGGAAAAGGCCATCATCGATGCCCCACCGGTACTGGTACGCGACGGCGGCGTTATTGCCCCAGGTTACAATGAAGAGCTGGATGAGTGGCGCGCGCTGGCCGATGGCGCGACGGATTATCTGGATAAACTGGAGATCCGCGAGCGCGAGCGGCTCGGGCTGGACACCCTGAAAGTGGGTTACAACGCGGTCCACGGCTACTTCATTCAGATCAGCCGCGGGCAGAGCCATCTGGCGCCTATCCACTACGTGCGCCGCCAGACGCTGAAAAACGCCGAGCGCTACATTATTCCTGAGCTGAAAGAGTACGAAGACAAGGTGCTCACCTCCAAGGGTAAAGCCCTGGCGCTGGAAAAGCAGCTGTATGACGCCCTGTTCGATATGCTGATGCCGCACCTTGCGGATTTACAGCAGAGCGCCGCTGCGCTGGCGGAGCTGGACGTGCTGGTCAACCTGGCAGAGCGCGCCGAGACGCTGAACTACTGCTGCCCGACCTTTACCGATAAGCCGGGCGTACGCATTACCGAGGGGCGACATCCGGTGGTGGAGCAGGTGCTGAACGAACCGTTTATCGCCAACCCGCTGAACCTGTCGCCGCAGCGCCGGATGCTGATCATTACCGGGCCGAACATGGGCGGTAAAAGTACCTATATGCGCCAGACCGCGCTGATAGCCCTGCTGGCCTACATCGGCAGCTACGTTCCGGCGCAAAAGGTGGAGATTGGCCCGGTGGATCGCATCTTTACCCGCGTAGGCGCAGCGGACGATCTGGCGAGCGGTCGTTCCACCTTTATGGTGGAGATGACCGAAACCGCCAACATTCTGCACAACGCCACGGAATACAGCCTGGTGCTGATGGATGAGATTGGCCGCGGAACCTCTACCTATGACGGGCTCTCGCTGGCATGGGCCTGTGCCGAAAGCCTGGCCAATAAGATTAAGGCGCTGACCCTGTTTGCCACCCACTACTTCGAGCTGACGCAGCTGCCGGAGAAAATGGAGGGCGTGGCGAACGTTCATCTGGATGCGCTGGAGCACGGCGATACCATCGCCTTTATGCACACCGTGCAGGATGGCGCGGCGAGCAAAAGTTACGGCCTGGCCGTGGCGGCGCTGGCAGGCGTGCCGAAAGAGGTGATCAAGCGTGCGCGCCAGAAACTGCGCGAGCTGGAGAGCCTGGCACCAAACGCGGCGGCCACCCAGGTGGACGGCACCCAGATGTCGCTGCTGGTGCCTGCGGAAGAGACCTCCCCGGCCCTGGAAGCGCTGGAGAACCTCGACCCGGATTCCCTGTCGCCGCGTCAGGCGCTGGAGTGGATCTACCGGTTGAAGAATTTAGTGTAG
- a CDS encoding DUF4440 domain-containing protein — protein MTCYENEIIDAHIALENWLGQGEGDLDALLARFREGFLMIAPSGAHLDYPALARFLEDQRGSRPGLKIAIDELTTLQTWDNGAVLHYRETQTRPDQPVNVRWSSAVLNQEGDAITWRLLHETAQP, from the coding sequence GTGACCTGCTACGAAAACGAAATTATCGATGCTCACATCGCGTTAGAAAACTGGTTAGGCCAGGGAGAAGGCGATCTCGATGCCCTGCTCGCCCGTTTTCGCGAGGGCTTCCTGATGATCGCCCCCAGCGGCGCGCACCTGGATTACCCCGCGCTGGCGCGTTTCCTTGAAGACCAGCGCGGCAGCCGTCCGGGGCTGAAAATTGCGATTGATGAATTAACGACATTACAGACCTGGGACAACGGCGCGGTGCTTCACTACCGTGAAACGCAGACCCGCCCGGATCAGCCGGTAAACGTGCGCTGGTCCAGCGCCGTTCTGAATCAGGAAGGCGATGCCATTACGTGGCGTCTGCTGCACGAAACCGCGCAGCCGTGA
- the rpoS gene encoding RNA polymerase sigma factor RpoS — MSQNTLKVHDLNEDAEFDENGAEAFDEKALVEEEPSDNDLAEEELLSQGATQRVLDATQLYLGEIGYSPLLTAEEEVYFARRALRGDVASRRRMIESNLRLVVKIARRYSNRGLALLDLIEEGNLGLIRAVEKFDPERGFRFSTYATWWIRQTIERAIMNQTRTIRLPIHIVKELNVYLRTARELSHKLDHEPSAEEIAEQLDKPVDDVSRMLRLNERITSVDTPLGGDSEKALLDILADEKDNGPEDTTQDDDMKQSIVKWLFELNAKQREVLARRFGLLGYEAATLEDVGREIGLTRERVRQIQVEGLRRLREILQGQGLNIEALFRE, encoded by the coding sequence ATGAGTCAGAATACGCTGAAAGTTCATGATTTAAATGAAGACGCGGAGTTTGATGAGAACGGAGCAGAGGCTTTTGACGAAAAAGCCTTAGTAGAAGAGGAACCCAGTGATAACGATTTAGCTGAAGAAGAGCTGTTATCGCAGGGCGCCACACAACGTGTGCTGGATGCGACTCAGCTTTACCTTGGGGAGATTGGTTATTCCCCACTGTTAACAGCCGAAGAAGAAGTTTACTTCGCGCGCCGGGCATTACGTGGTGATGTGGCTTCACGTCGTCGCATGATTGAAAGTAACCTGCGTCTGGTGGTTAAGATTGCCCGTCGTTACAGCAATCGTGGTCTGGCTCTGCTGGATCTGATTGAAGAGGGCAACCTTGGGCTGATCCGCGCAGTAGAGAAATTTGACCCAGAGCGTGGGTTCCGTTTCTCAACTTATGCGACCTGGTGGATCCGACAGACCATCGAACGGGCAATCATGAACCAGACCCGTACGATCCGACTGCCTATTCACATTGTTAAAGAGTTGAACGTCTATCTGCGTACCGCACGCGAGTTGTCCCATAAGCTGGACCACGAGCCAAGCGCGGAAGAGATTGCCGAACAGCTTGATAAACCTGTTGATGATGTCAGCCGTATGCTGCGTCTCAACGAGCGTATTACCTCCGTCGACACCCCGCTGGGTGGCGATTCCGAGAAAGCGCTGCTGGACATCCTGGCCGATGAAAAAGACAACGGTCCGGAAGACACCACGCAGGACGATGATATGAAACAGAGCATCGTCAAATGGCTGTTCGAACTGAACGCCAAACAGCGTGAAGTGCTGGCACGTCGTTTCGGTCTGCTGGGGTATGAAGCTGCGACACTGGAAGATGTCGGTCGTGAAATCGGCCTGACCCGTGAACGTGTTCGTCAGATTCAGGTTGAAGGTCTGCGTCGCCTGCGTGAAATCCTGCAGGGGCAAGGTCTGAATATCGAAGCGCTGTTCCGCGAGTAA
- the nlpD gene encoding murein hydrolase activator NlpD — protein MWLAGCTSNNAPAPVSSVGGSNGTSTGNPSGGMLITPPPKMGTPAAQQTPQIQPVQTPVTQPTQIQPVDQPVQTENGRIVYNRKYGNIPKGSYTGGSTYTVKRGDTLFYIAWITGNDFRDLAQRNNVQAPYGLEVGQTLQVGNATGKPLTPGNTVSAADVTAQNNSVMPVQKSSTVVASQPTITYSEDSGEQSANKMLPNNKGTATVVTAPVTAPVVSSTAPVASSVTSSSTISSWRWPTEGKVIENFSSSEGGNKGVDIAGSKGQAIIATADGRVVYAGNALRGYGNLIIIKHNDDYLSAYAHNDTMLVREQQEVKAGQKIATMGSTGTSSTRLHFEIRYKGKSVNPLQYLPQR, from the coding sequence ATCTGGCTGGCCGGTTGTACATCGAATAATGCCCCTGCGCCTGTCAGTTCGGTTGGCGGCAGCAATGGTACCAGTACGGGCAATCCATCCGGCGGCATGCTGATCACCCCTCCACCGAAGATGGGTACCCCGGCGGCACAGCAAACTCCGCAAATCCAGCCTGTTCAGACACCGGTTACCCAGCCAACTCAGATTCAGCCAGTGGATCAGCCTGTTCAGACCGAAAATGGCCGCATTGTGTATAACCGTAAGTATGGGAACATTCCGAAAGGAAGCTATACCGGCGGTAGCACGTACACCGTAAAACGCGGCGATACCCTCTTCTATATTGCCTGGATCACCGGGAACGATTTCCGTGACCTTGCTCAACGAAATAACGTCCAGGCCCCGTATGGCCTGGAAGTTGGCCAGACGCTGCAGGTGGGTAACGCAACGGGTAAACCGCTCACGCCTGGCAACACCGTTTCTGCGGCTGACGTAACGGCGCAAAATAACAGTGTGATGCCTGTGCAAAAATCAAGCACAGTGGTTGCGTCGCAACCGACAATTACGTATTCTGAGGATTCAGGTGAACAGAGTGCTAACAAGATGTTGCCGAATAATAAGGGGACTGCGACCGTTGTCACAGCGCCCGTTACGGCACCTGTGGTTAGCTCTACCGCACCCGTTGCCAGCAGTGTGACGTCCAGCTCAACGATTTCGTCGTGGCGCTGGCCGACTGAAGGCAAGGTTATCGAGAACTTTTCTTCCTCCGAGGGGGGAAATAAAGGGGTCGATATCGCAGGGAGTAAGGGACAGGCTATTATCGCGACCGCAGATGGTCGTGTTGTATACGCCGGTAACGCTCTGCGCGGTTACGGTAATCTTATTATCATCAAACACAACGATGATTACCTGAGTGCCTACGCCCATAACGATACGATGCTGGTCCGGGAACAACAAGAAGTTAAGGCGGGGCAAAAAATAGCTACTATGGGTAGCACCGGAACCAGTTCTACACGCTTGCATTTTGAAATTCGTTACAAGGGGAAATCCGTAAACCCGCTGCAGTATTTGCCGCAGCGATAA
- a CDS encoding protein-L-isoaspartate(D-aspartate) O-methyltransferase, whose product MVSNRVQTLLNQLRSQGIADERVLDAISRVPREKFVDEAFEHKAWENVALPIGQGQTISQPYMVARMTELLELTPDSRVLEIGTGSGYQTAILAHLVHHVCSVERIKGLQWQARRRLKQLDLHNVSTRHGDGWQGWKARGPFDAIIVTAAPPEIPDALMAQLDDGGILVLPVGDEHQLLKRVRRRGNEFIIDTVEAVRFVPLVKGELA is encoded by the coding sequence ATGGTAAGCAATCGTGTACAAACTCTTCTGAATCAATTACGCAGTCAGGGTATTGCTGACGAGCGGGTGCTGGACGCCATCTCGCGGGTGCCGCGGGAAAAGTTCGTGGATGAGGCGTTTGAGCACAAAGCATGGGAAAACGTCGCGTTACCGATAGGGCAGGGGCAAACTATCTCCCAGCCATATATGGTGGCGCGCATGACCGAGCTGCTGGAGCTGACCCCGGACTCGCGGGTGCTGGAGATTGGCACCGGTTCGGGATACCAGACCGCCATTCTGGCGCACCTGGTGCATCATGTCTGCTCGGTTGAACGCATCAAAGGGCTGCAGTGGCAGGCGCGCCGTCGCCTGAAGCAGCTCGATTTACACAATGTTTCTACCCGTCACGGGGATGGCTGGCAGGGCTGGAAGGCACGCGGCCCGTTTGATGCCATTATCGTGACGGCTGCACCGCCTGAGATCCCGGATGCGCTGATGGCGCAGCTGGATGACGGCGGGATCCTCGTTTTACCGGTGGGCGATGAACATCAGCTGTTGAAGCGTGTTCGTCGACGGGGCAACGAGTTCATCATCGATACCGTAGAAGCCGTACGTTTCGTGCCTCTGGTGAAAGGAGAGCTGGCCTGA
- the surE gene encoding 5'/3'-nucleotidase SurE codes for MRILLSNDDGIHAPGIQTLAKALREFAEVQVVAPDRNRSGASNSLTLESSLRTFTFDNGDIAVQMGTPTDCVFLGVNALMRPRPDVVVSGINAGPNLGDDVIYSGTVAAAMEGRHLGFPALAVSLNGHQHYDTAAAVTCAILRALSREPLRTGRILNINVPDLPLDEIKGIRVTRCGSRHPADKVIPQEDPRGNTLYWIGPPGEKHDAGPDTDFAAVDEGYVSVTPLHVDLTAHNAQDVVSGWLDRAGVSSQW; via the coding sequence ATGCGAATATTGCTGAGTAACGATGACGGGATCCATGCGCCAGGCATTCAGACGCTGGCTAAAGCGCTACGTGAGTTCGCCGAGGTGCAGGTGGTGGCTCCCGATCGTAACCGCAGCGGTGCCTCTAACTCGTTAACCCTCGAGTCGTCTCTTCGCACCTTTACCTTCGACAATGGCGATATCGCCGTTCAGATGGGCACTCCGACCGACTGTGTCTTTCTGGGCGTCAATGCGCTGATGCGTCCCCGCCCGGACGTGGTGGTCTCCGGCATCAATGCCGGACCCAACCTGGGCGATGACGTGATCTACTCCGGAACGGTAGCCGCCGCAATGGAAGGACGCCACCTTGGCTTTCCTGCCCTGGCGGTCTCGCTCAACGGCCATCAGCACTATGACACCGCCGCCGCAGTCACCTGCGCCATTCTGCGGGCCCTGAGCCGCGAGCCGCTGCGCACCGGACGCATCCTCAATATCAACGTGCCGGATCTGCCGCTGGATGAAATCAAAGGCATCCGCGTGACGCGCTGCGGTAGCCGCCACCCGGCGGATAAAGTGATTCCGCAGGAAGATCCGCGCGGCAACACGCTGTACTGGATTGGCCCGCCGGGCGAAAAACACGATGCCGGGCCGGATACTGATTTTGCCGCCGTGGATGAAGGCTACGTTTCCGTCACCCCGCTGCACGTAGATTTGACCGCGCATAACGCGCAGGATGTGGTTTCAGGCTGGCTGGATCGTGCCGGGGTGAGCTCGCAATGGTAA
- the truD gene encoding tRNA pseudouridine(13) synthase TruD has protein sequence MIDFDNLTYLHGKPQGTGLLKANPEDFVVVEDLGFEPDGEGEHILVRILKNGCNTRFVAEALAKFLKIHAREVSFAGQKDKHAVTEQWLCARVPGNGMPDLSQFQLEGCQVLEYARHKRKLRLGALKGNAFTLVLREVSNRDEVEQRLTAINEQGVPNYFGAQRFGIGGSNLQGALRWAQSNAPVRDRNKRSFWLSAARSALFNQIVSERLKKTDTNQVVVGDALQLAGRGSWFVATDEEMSDVQARVNAKTLLITAALPGTGDWGPQGDALRFEQAAIADETELCSLLEREKVEAARRAMLLYPQQLSWNWWDDVTVELRFWLPAGSFATSVVRELINTSGDYANIAE, from the coding sequence ATGATCGACTTCGACAACCTGACGTACCTGCACGGTAAGCCGCAGGGCACGGGCCTGCTGAAGGCCAATCCGGAAGATTTCGTGGTGGTAGAAGATCTGGGCTTTGAGCCGGACGGCGAGGGCGAGCACATTCTGGTGCGGATCCTGAAAAACGGCTGCAACACCCGTTTTGTCGCCGAGGCGCTGGCAAAGTTTCTGAAAATTCACGCCCGTGAAGTGAGCTTTGCCGGGCAGAAAGACAAACACGCCGTCACGGAACAGTGGCTCTGCGCCCGGGTTCCGGGTAATGGGATGCCCGATTTAAGCCAGTTCCAGCTTGAAGGCTGTCAGGTGCTGGAATACGCCCGTCACAAGCGCAAATTGCGTCTCGGAGCGCTTAAGGGCAACGCCTTTACCCTGGTGCTGCGCGAGGTGAGCAACCGCGATGAGGTTGAACAGCGTCTGACGGCAATCAACGAGCAGGGCGTGCCGAACTATTTCGGCGCACAGCGTTTTGGCATTGGCGGCAGTAACCTGCAGGGCGCCCTGCGCTGGGCGCAAAGCAATGCCCCGGTGCGGGATCGCAATAAACGCAGTTTTTGGTTGTCGGCAGCCCGCAGCGCGTTGTTTAATCAAATCGTCAGCGAGCGGCTGAAAAAAACAGACACGAATCAAGTTGTTGTCGGCGATGCGCTACAATTAGCGGGACGCGGCAGCTGGTTTGTCGCCACTGATGAAGAAATGAGCGATGTGCAGGCGCGCGTCAATGCGAAAACTCTGCTGATCACTGCGGCCCTGCCGGGTACCGGCGACTGGGGTCCGCAGGGTGATGCGCTGCGTTTTGAGCAGGCTGCTATCGCCGATGAAACAGAGTTATGCTCACTGCTGGAGCGGGAAAAAGTCGAAGCGGCACGCCGGGCGATGCTGCTCTATCCGCAACAGTTGAGCTGGAACTGGTGGGATGACGTAACCGTCGAGCTACGTTTCTGGCTGCCGGCTGGCAGCTTTGCCACCAGTGTTGTCAGGGAACTTATCAACACTTCGGGTGACTATGCGAATATTGCTGAGTAA
- the ispF gene encoding 2-C-methyl-D-erythritol 2,4-cyclodiphosphate synthase — MRIGHGFDVHAFGGEGPIIIGGVRIPYEKGLLAHSDGDVALHALTDALLGAAALGDIGKLFPDTDPAFKGADSRELLREAWRRIQAKGYTLGNVDVTIIAQAPKMLPHIPQMRVFIAEDLGCHMDDVNVKATTTEKLGFTGRGEGIACEAVALLVKAAK, encoded by the coding sequence ATGCGAATTGGACATGGTTTTGACGTACACGCCTTTGGCGGCGAGGGCCCAATTATCATTGGCGGCGTACGCATCCCTTATGAAAAAGGACTGCTGGCGCATTCTGATGGCGATGTTGCCCTGCACGCGTTAACCGACGCGCTGCTCGGTGCGGCGGCGCTGGGCGATATCGGCAAACTGTTCCCGGACACCGATCCGGCCTTTAAGGGCGCCGACAGCCGCGAGCTGCTGCGCGAAGCCTGGCGCCGGATTCAGGCCAAAGGCTACACCCTCGGCAACGTGGACGTGACCATTATTGCCCAGGCGCCGAAAATGCTGCCGCACATCCCCCAGATGCGCGTGTTTATCGCCGAAGATCTCGGCTGCCATATGGACGATGTCAACGTCAAAGCGACCACTACCGAGAAGCTCGGCTTTACCGGTCGCGGTGAAGGCATTGCCTGTGAAGCCGTGGCGCTGCTGGTGAAGGCGGCCAAATGA
- the ispD gene encoding 2-C-methyl-D-erythritol 4-phosphate cytidylyltransferase — protein MAVTFSNVCAVVPAAGFGRRMQTECPKQYLSIGDKTILEHTVAALLANPRVTRVVIAISPGDARFAALPLAAHPQVTVVDGGAERADSVLAGLQAAGDAQWVLVHDAARPCLHQDDLARLLAISETSRVGGILATPVRDTMKRGEPGLQAIAHTVERVDLWHALTPQFFPRELLHACLTRALNEGATITDEASALEYCGFHPELIEGRADNIKVTRPEDLQLAEFYLTRSTHQEKA, from the coding sequence ATGGCAGTAACTTTTTCGAACGTATGCGCCGTTGTGCCAGCCGCCGGGTTTGGCCGGCGCATGCAGACTGAATGTCCTAAACAATACCTTTCAATTGGTGATAAAACGATCCTTGAGCACACCGTGGCGGCGCTGCTGGCGAACCCACGCGTGACGAGGGTCGTTATCGCTATCAGCCCGGGCGACGCCCGCTTTGCCGCGCTACCGCTTGCAGCTCACCCGCAGGTGACCGTGGTTGACGGCGGCGCAGAGCGTGCCGATTCGGTGCTGGCGGGATTACAGGCCGCCGGTGACGCGCAGTGGGTGCTGGTGCATGATGCGGCGCGTCCGTGTCTGCATCAGGACGATCTGGCGCGGCTGCTGGCGATCAGCGAAACCAGCCGCGTGGGCGGCATTCTGGCGACGCCGGTTCGCGATACCATGAAACGCGGCGAGCCGGGGCTACAGGCCATCGCGCACACCGTGGAGCGCGTTGACCTCTGGCATGCGCTCACGCCGCAATTTTTCCCTCGCGAGCTGCTGCACGCCTGCTTAACCCGTGCGCTGAACGAAGGCGCAACTATCACCGACGAAGCTTCGGCGCTGGAGTACTGCGGTTTTCACCCGGAACTGATTGAAGGGCGCGCAGATAATATAAAAGTGACGCGCCCCGAAGATTTACAGCTGGCAGAATTTTATCTTACCCGTTCGACCCATCAGGAGAAGGCATAA
- the ftsB gene encoding cell division protein FtsB, which produces MGKLTLLLLALLVWLQYSLWFGKNGLHDYSRVSDDVTAQQATNGKLKARNDQLFAEIDDLNGGQEAIEERARNELSMTKPGETFYRLVPDASKRNQGSVQNTR; this is translated from the coding sequence ATGGGTAAACTTACGCTGCTGTTGCTGGCTCTGCTGGTCTGGCTTCAGTATTCGCTGTGGTTCGGTAAGAACGGCCTTCACGATTACAGTCGCGTCAGCGATGACGTGACGGCGCAGCAGGCTACAAACGGCAAACTTAAAGCGCGAAACGATCAACTGTTTGCGGAAATTGACGATCTCAATGGCGGCCAGGAAGCCATTGAAGAGCGCGCGCGCAACGAACTCAGCATGACTAAGCCGGGCGAAACCTTCTATCGTCTGGTGCCGGATGCGTCTAAACGCAACCAGGGCTCAGTACAAAACACTCGATAA
- a CDS encoding DUF3561 family protein, with translation MRNSENYIITGSDTVSANDETTWSFPGAFVGFASWLMALGIPFLFYGSNTLFFFLYTWPFFLALMPVAVVVGIALHSLLNGKLLYSSLCTVMTVVAMVGLLFLWLMG, from the coding sequence ATGCGGAACAGCGAAAACTACATCATCACCGGGTCGGACACAGTATCGGCAAATGACGAGACGACCTGGTCTTTTCCTGGGGCGTTTGTCGGCTTTGCGTCATGGCTGATGGCACTGGGGATCCCTTTCCTGTTTTACGGCAGCAACACGCTGTTTTTCTTCCTTTATACCTGGCCTTTCTTCCTTGCACTGATGCCCGTTGCCGTTGTGGTGGGGATCGCGCTGCACTCTCTGCTTAACGGCAAGCTGCTCTACAGCTCGCTTTGCACCGTGATGACGGTGGTGGCAATGGTCGGACTGTTATTTTTGTGGCTCATGGGATAA
- the cysC gene encoding adenylyl-sulfate kinase: MAQHDENVVWHPHPVTVAEREQLHGHRGVVLWFTGLSGSGKSTVAGALEEALHKLGVSTYLLDGDNVRHGLCSDLGFSDTDRKENIRRVGEVASLMADAGLVVLTAFISPHRAERQMVRERVGNSRFIEVFVDTPLEICEQRDPKGLYKKARAGELKNFTGIDAVYEAPETPDIHLEGQQLVTNLVGQLLDLLRQGDIIRS, encoded by the coding sequence ATGGCGCAGCATGATGAGAACGTCGTCTGGCATCCTCATCCGGTCACGGTGGCCGAACGCGAACAACTCCACGGTCATCGTGGGGTTGTGCTGTGGTTTACCGGGCTCTCGGGTTCAGGTAAGTCCACCGTCGCGGGCGCGCTGGAAGAGGCGCTGCACAAACTTGGCGTCAGCACCTATCTGCTGGATGGCGACAACGTGCGCCACGGGCTGTGCAGCGATCTCGGCTTTAGCGATACGGATCGCAAAGAGAACATCCGTCGGGTGGGCGAAGTGGCCAGCCTGATGGCCGATGCCGGGCTGGTGGTGTTAACCGCCTTTATCTCACCGCATCGCGCCGAGCGGCAGATGGTGCGTGAGCGGGTGGGTAACAGCCGCTTCATTGAGGTGTTTGTTGATACCCCGCTGGAAATCTGCGAACAGCGCGATCCGAAGGGACTCTACAAAAAGGCCCGCGCCGGCGAGCTGAAGAATTTCACCGGCATCGATGCGGTCTACGAAGCGCCGGAAACCCCGGATATCCACCTTGAAGGTCAACAATTGGTAACAAATTTAGTAGGCCAATTATTAGACCTGCTCCGGCAGGGCGATATTATCAGATCCTGA